CCAAGGAATCTATGTTGCACAAATACATGTGTTCGATACGTTATGATACGATACGCAAACATTAtttcttttagaaaaaaaaaagaaactagTATAGCAATATATGTTAAATAACATGTtataattattaacaaaataaagtATTTATATAAAGTGATAGTATGAATGGAGGAAAATAATGGATATAGACATAATGTAGTATTTTGTCTTAAAATCTTCAAATTACAAGATTTCTGGCacatttaaaattaactaaagGCTAAATTATTAAAGATATATGAAAATACATGAATGAATGTAGATACATAATGAGAGTATTGATACGAGATACGAGTAGTAATACAAGTATGTCGCCAATCTTAAAGTATCTGCGCATCATAGAAACAAACCTGTCTCGCGCACGGTGTAACCGAGGGATTCCCCTATTTGGCTGATATTATTAATAGTTGCAAGTCCTGATCCCATGGCACATGCCACAGACAAAAACAAAATCCAAAAGTTTAGAGTTTGTGCTGCTTGCAAAAGGTTCAGGTTTCCTCCCAGTTGCAGAGTCCTCTGTTTGTTAGTATCTGATTCTGAGGACACTTGCTCCACAATTAGTTGGGATCTCTCATCATGAAAATTTTCCGAGGTATTGGCAAGGGTCTCCTCATGTGCTTGAATTGCAATACAAAGAAGTGAGGCTAGCAACACAATGAGCAAAATCAGCATGAGCACGTGGATAATTAATGGCACTCTAAGGATGTTCTCCAGGATTATAACAGTCATTAGATATGCAGCGACAACCACAGCCATGGAAGAAAACATGTTTAGATATTTCCTTTCGTCGCCCTCTCGGGTGTTGTGGATTCTTACAAACCACATAAGCAGCAAAGTATTTATCGGCGGCAAGAGAGCTAGCATCAGAAGATATGCTTTAGGCTTGTTGTTGAATATTGTCCTATACACTTGAATTAGTATTGCTCCACTGAGACCAAGAAATCCCTATCAACAAAAAGCAAATTCCAAAAGGCAGAACTTGAAAAACACCACAACACATCAGGAACCAAAGGCTAGAATCCCATCAAGTAGAATTGGCACAACATCAGAAACACATACacttcaaaatcaaaagaaagtgCTAGGAGCCAGCATgttttgtgatttgtagccaTCAATTAGTTAtcattagtatttttaatagtgTGTGAAATTACATCTAATAATGTaaattactcatttttcttttactagTTAAGTGTtggtcaaattttaataaaattgctgGTCTCCTAAACtttctctttattattattattattatataaaagttGATGTCAAAGTCTTTATAGATTAGATTTAAATCATCTTTGTTTATCTAATGATGCCACATTAGCACATTTGCTTACTTGTCAGAGTTTAGAAATCAAccaatcaaattaaaaaaaaattaaaaccataactcccataattaattaatttattgcatattattattcaatagaaatataaagtgttaattaaatacaataaacatctacactaaaactgtcataataatattatcataacaaattttaaattacaaactATTCAAATTCCATACTATTTAATATACTTATATATCATACATAAGACTCTGAccgatattattttatttcacaATTCGTGGTCTGCCTACGAAAAATATTTACactaacaaataaaaaagagcCTATTTAGTTAAAATTGATTCTATTAGATGATtagatacaaaataaaaatatttattgtatttttaaaacaaatttatgagaaaaaacactcttatttcttttactatatatatattctaaaaatttttaatcttaCTATTATAGATGTTATTGAAAAACTATATGCACtaggagaagaagaataatggtAGATGTTAAAGGAAAATAGCACCCATTGTGAAAAAGATGGTAGAATCGCGTCAGGTGGTTTGGatatgtgagaagaagaccgacagAACACCGAGTCAgaggatttggatcctctaaattttgaatttcactttagagaatAAAGTATGATCTCTTACCATTTATTTCATAGGTAGGACCAAGAAAAAATATGAGAGAAAAACCATTCAAGAGTAAAAAAATCACACTTTACCTtctaaagtaaaaattcaaaatttagaggatccaaattccCAGTCAGAAGGGTGGATAAGATGGAAGATTGACAAATGGTGAAAGGCAAAGGAAGatctaagaagaccatccacaaggtggtcaaacgagatctacatgtaaacggtctctctgtagatatgatacatgacagagctcAATGACATCGTtggattcatgtagccgactcCACCTAGTGGGATAAGACTTTGTCGtcgttttatttaaattattcttattaaaaatagcttattcaatatattatatatacacacaaaataaatattctaaaaaattttattcttcttattatagatgtcattgaaaaaCTGTATGCACCAAAAGAAAACGAATAAATAAATGTCAAAAAAAATccacaaaaaatataaaaaataaattttttgtgctacaacataaaaaaaattagaaattcaaattataaaaaatttcatcaaattcTATCAAATTATAcctatcataaaaaaatttatcaaattataaattactaactcaaaaattattatagattcaaaattaaattaaaaaattttagatcaaagtGCTACAATAACTTTTATGCTATTtgatagaaaaacaaaaaaattattgtgtaCAAATATAACTGCCTTAAATCTAATTATGTTCCAAAATAACAATGACACTCAAACATCATCCTAATTGACAAATTTCCCACTACTAATCAAACACATCTTCTCGACAAGGGATAAATTTGCTATTTCaaatattgagaatttttttGTGGGAAAATTAATGACCACTAAAACAGAgctaattattaaaaaatactaatcaCGTCAAAATTgtaaaagataattattttagCCGTAGTAGTTATATAATAAGATGTtgcttttaaaattaaattcgcATTAGAGAAAGTTTTAGAAGCcaacacttttattaaaatttgatcaacatttaattattaaaatgtaattttacatttttagatataatctcataccattaaaaatattaataataattaattaatgactacaaataaaaaatatactggCCCTAACActattattcatataaaattaataagataaaaattcaCCTACAGACTacagttaaaaattattagataatttggattaaattattatttaagaatTATTAATTATCCACTCCATAATATGAGTTGTCCCTGCTTGTTTACCTCGAAACTCATTTACAGTTGGGCATACCTGAAAttgatagtttttttttttttttttgataggGCATACCTGAAATTGATAGTTAACAACCGCATAATTTGATAGTTTACCTTCATGATGCCCACAATGGTTCCCCTATAGTCAGGGAAGTTGTGGACGCCGGTGACAACATTGGAAGTGTTGAAGTAGCCCTGAGCCTGGGCTGTCACGTACATGAATAGGCACATGACAGGCACGGGCACCGGCGCGATAACGCCCGCAACCGCTGCCCACATGAGGAAATAACCCAAGAAGCATTGGGCCGAGCCCAATAAGTGGATCAGCCAGGGCCCGTTAGCTGTTCGGCGCGCAGCGAAGTCGTAGAGAAGGCCGCAAAGGACACCGGCGTTGATCCCTACGTCCTTCCAGACGGACACAGTGGTGAGAGTTGACTGATCGTAGTGCAGCGTTGACTTTAGGGTTTGGGAATAGATTGAGAAAGTGTAGAGTGATCCGCTGCTGCACTGAATCCATGTGCTCGCCACCGTGGATATCCACTTCG
The genomic region above belongs to Arachis stenosperma cultivar V10309 chromosome 5, arast.V10309.gnm1.PFL2, whole genome shotgun sequence and contains:
- the LOC130983301 gene encoding protein NUCLEAR FUSION DEFECTIVE 4-like translates to MMDWRKLSSYAKSKWISTVASTWIQCSSGSLYTFSIYSQTLKSTLHYDQSTLTTVSVWKDVGINAGVLCGLLYDFAARRTANGPWLIHLLGSAQCFLGYFLMWAAVAGVIAPVPVPVMCLFMYVTAQAQGYFNTSNVVTGVHNFPDYRGTIVGIMKGFLGLSGAILIQVYRTIFNNKPKAYLLMLALLPPINTLLLMWFVRIHNTREGDERKYLNMFSSMAVVVAAYLMTVIILENILRVPLIIHVLMLILLIVLLASLLCIAIQAHEETLANTSENFHDERSQLIVEQVSSESDTNKQRTLQLGGNLNLLQAAQTLNFWILFLSVACAMGSGLATINNISQIGESLGYTVRETDSLVSLWSIWNFAGRFGGGYISDHFLHTRGWARPLFMVITLMVMSIGHLIIASGMQGALYVGSVLVGICYGSQWSIMPTIASEIFGVGNMGSIYNTITIASPVGSYIFSVRVVGYIYDKEASEGNICIGTHCFMLSFLIMASATVLGSLAALGLFFRTRNFYGQVAHRRIQNIL